In the Salvelinus fontinalis isolate EN_2023a chromosome 34, ASM2944872v1, whole genome shotgun sequence genome, one interval contains:
- the LOC129832898 gene encoding oxysterol-binding protein-related protein 7-like isoform X3, protein MGGSKLEVCLRFRDVKTSLLSRWPPTWIIHGCQSCVSSSEGTFPKSRLTFSDVVHPIVMMDPRVCPPSLNSSQSVMSSLDKSPAGVSKVGHSRNGSVGSSRNSRQVHSTHWEVLDDHMDMGSGIGSGLDMSVPGICEGFLMKRRKYPMKGWHKRYFLLEKGILKYSKTQQDIQRGKLHGSLDVSLAVMSINKKSKRIDLDSGDYLYHLKTKSNDLFYIWLTKLCAHRVFKKNEALGVHHGVLHALTVGNSTLLPAMASLAQRNQAAMPGMYPHYASSASVYQAEMEASPTAAPGVNGKVAAWLQQTHQSDTCSQELARSQADLTELAQLIQRLNWLESGQKPISNSDLERRINLQNLTLNIPKAKKERKTTNKIFGHSRTHSGVETCGMFTSSHLSTSSNPLSVGASSVPSIPDYVYSQLSNPLITSPEAKKIQQEICAVSHKVHASLKSIHEVLALERERVRQAWTGPDLRSSTSNQLATLCSTLSELEVQSCQTKVHSLSLSSGSTGGSNESYSTVRQDQNAEKTPSKGCSVQRTPSLADSMAEYYDARDVIVCENSENGEEESDESGLSDITTTSNSEPDEVHEAVSPDQLQTKASATLNYRTSVSRAPDMVSTVPTNTGRRTVLPANCVDNSHIGIMTILYNNIGKDLSRVSMPCGLNEPLSLLQRVCEELEYSELLDIANRTEDPFERMLYIGVFSISGYAWATWRNRYKPFNPVLGETYESHRKERGFRYVAEQVSHHPPCSAVHAESENFTFWQDQQWKNKFWGKSLEIISSGPVNVKLAKNGDHYEWNKAVTCVHNVLSQQRWLEHYGEVTIRNTKSDLCTCKISFVKSRYWTSETSKNEVQGQVLNQAGEVVHQFGGLWHEGIFCDTLPNPKCIWKPNPQPDDHFQYYGFGRYARELNELTPELKKVLPPSDTRYRPDQRILEEGDVAGADSKKEEVEQKQRDRRKELAKKGEVHVPRFFRKELDAAGNESWLSNGTYWKIRDHPGFANTKNLDLWC, encoded by the exons AGCTGCGTTTCCTCCTCAGAGGGAACCTTTCCGAAAAGCAGACTTACTTTTAGCGACGTTGTTCATCCAATCGTGATGATGGACCCTCGGGTGTGCCCACCCTCACTCAACAGCAGCCAATCAGTGATGAGCAGTCTGGACAAGTCTCCCGCTGGAGTATCCAAGGTGGGCCACTCGCGGAACGGCAGCGTTGGGTCGTCACGCAACTCCCGACAGGTA CACTCCACTCACTGGGAGGTGTTGGACGACCATATGGACATGGGTTCGGGGATCGGGTCAGGGCTGGACATGAGCGTCCCTGGCATCTGTGAGGGctttctgatgaagaggaggaagtacCCAATGAAGGGCTGGCACAAG AGGTACTTCCTGTTGGAAAAAGGAATCCTCAAGTACTCAAAGACACAGCAGGAT ATCCAAAGAGGAAAGCTCCATGGCTCCCTGGATGTTAGCCTCGCTGTCATGTCCATCAACAAGAAGTCCAAGCGCATCGATCTGGACAGTGGAGACTATTTATACCACCTCAAG ACCAAGAGCAATGACTTGTTCTACATATGGCTGACCAAGCTGTGTGCCCATCGTGTCTTCAAGAAGAACGAGGCCCTGGGCGTCCACCACGGAGTCCTCCATGCCCTCACCGTGGGCAACAGCACGTTGTTGCCAGCCATGGCCAGTCTAGCCCAGAGAAACCAAGCTGCAATGCCAGGCATG TACCCTCACTATGCCAGCTCTGCCTCTGTCTACCAGGCGGAGATGGAGGCTTCGCCCACAGCAGCCCCAGGTGTCAACGGCAAGGTGGCAGCATGGCTCCAGCAGACGCACCAGTCCGATACCTGCTCCCAAG AGCTAGCACGTTCTCAGGCGGACTTGACTGAGTTGGCCCAGCTCATTCAGAGGCTCAATTGGCTGGAGAGTGGCCAGAAACCCATCTCCAACAGTGACCTAGAGCGACGAATCAACTTGCAG AATCTGACACTTAATATCCCCAAGGCCAAGAAGGAGAGGAAGACTACGAACAAGATATTTGGTCATTCTCGCACCCATTCTGGAGTCGAAACCTGTGGCATG ttTACCTCCAGCCACCTGAGCACATCGTCCAACCCCCTGAGTGTGGGAGCCTCCTCGGTGCCGTCCATCCCAGACTATGTGTACTCGCAGCTCTCCAATCCTCTCATAACCTCCCCCGAAGCCAAGAAGATCCAGCAGGAGATTTGTGCCGTGTCCCATAAGG TTCATGCGTCTCTCAAATCCATCCACGAGGTGCTCGCGCTGGAGCGTGAGCGGGTCCGACAGGCTTGGACCGGTCCCGACCTGCGCTCATCCACCTCCAATCAACTGGCCACCCTGTGTAGCACACTGTCTGAG CTGGAGGTGCAGTCTTGCCAAACCAAAGTTCATTCCCTGTCCCTTTCCTCTGGATCCACGGGGGGCTCCAATGAGTCCTACAGCACTGTGCGCCAGGACCAG AATGCTGAGAAGACGCCCTCTAAGGGTTGCTCTGTGCAGCGCACCCCCTCGCTGGCCGACTCCATGGCCGAGTACTATGACGCCAGAGATGTCATCGTCTGTGAGAACTCCGAAAACGGCGAAGAGGAGTCTGATGAATCCGGCCTAAGTGACATCACCACCACCAGTAACTCTGAGCCAGACGAGGTCCATG AGGCAGTATCCCCGGACCAACTGCAAACAAAAG CCTCTGCCACCCTGAACTACCGCACCAGCGTGTCCAGAGCCCCGGACATGGTCAGCACCGTGCCCACCAACACAGGCCGCCGCACCGTCCTGCCCGCCAACTGTGTCGACAACAGCCACATTGGCATCATGACCATCCTGTACAACAACATTGGCAAGGACCTGTCACGTGTGTCCATGCCCTGTGGCCTCAACGAACCTCTGAGCCTGCTGCAGAGAGTGTGCGAAGAGCTGGAGTACTCTGAGCTTCTGGACATCGCCAACCGCACAGAGGACCCCTTCGAAAGGATG CTATACATTGGAGTTTTCTCCATCTCTGGCTATGCCTGGGCCACCTGGCGGAACCGCTACAAGCCCTTCAACCCCGTCCTGGGAGAGACTTACGAGAGCCACCGCAAGGAGCGCGGCTTCCGCTACGTCGCTGAGCAG GTCAGCCACCACCCGCCCTGCTCCGCCGTGCACGCAGAGTCTGAGAACTTCACCTTCTGGCAAGACCAGCAATGGAAGAACAAGTTCTGGGGGAAGTCTTTGGAGATCATCTCCTCTGGTCCAGTGAATGTCAAGTTGGCAAA aAATGGGGATCACTACGAGTGGAACAAAGCGGTGACCTGCGTCCACAACGTCCTGAGTCAGCAGAGGTGGCTGGAGCACTACGGAGAGGTGACAATCAGGAACACCAAGAGTGACCTCTGCACCTGCAAGATCTCATTTGTCAAG TCCCGCTACTGGACCTCAGAGACGAGTAAGAACGAGGTGCAGGGCCAGGTTCTGAATCAAGCGGGAGAGGTGGTCCACCAGTTTGGTGGGCTGTGGCACGAGGGCATCTTCTGTGACACCCTGCCTAACCCGAAGTGCATCTGGAAGCCCA ACCCTCAGCCTGATGACCACTTCCAGTACTACGGCTTCGGTCGCTACGCCAGGGAGCTCAATGAGCTGACCCCTGAACTGAAGAAGGTCCTGCCTCCCTCAGACACCCGCTATAGGCCAGACCAGAG GATCCTGGAGGAGGGAGATGTAGCTGGGGCTGACAGTAAGAAGGAGGAAGTAGAGCAGAAACAGAGGGACCGACGAAAAGAGCTGGCCAAGAAGGGAGAGGTGCACGTGCCTCGTTTCTTCAG GAAAGAGCTGGATGCGGCAGGGAATGAGAGCTGGCTGAGCAACGGAACCTACTGGAAGATCCGTGATCACCCAGGCTTTGCCAACACCAAGAACTTGGATCTGTGGTGTTGA
- the LOC129832898 gene encoding oxysterol-binding protein-related protein 7-like isoform X1 produces the protein MGGSKLEVCLRFRDVKTSLLSRWPPTWIIHGCQSCVSSSEGTFPKSRLTFSDVVHPIVMMDPRVCPPSLNSSQSVMSSLDKSPAGVSKVGHSRNGSVGSSRNSRQVHSTHWEVLDDHMDMGSGIGSGLDMSVPGICEGFLMKRRKYPMKGWHKRYFLLEKGILKYSKTQQDIQRGKLHGSLDVSLAVMSINKKSKRIDLDSGDYLYHLKTKSNDLFYIWLTKLCAHRVFKKNEALGVHHGVLHALTVGNSTLLPAMASLAQRNQAAMPGMYPHYASSASVYQAEMEASPTAAPGVNGKVAAWLQQTHQSDTCSQELARSQADLTELAQLIQRLNWLESGQKPISNSDLERRINLQNLTLNIPKAKKERKTTNKIFGHSRTHSGVETCGMFTSSHLSTSSNPLSVGASSVPSIPDYVYSQLSNPLITSPEAKKIQQEICAVSHKVHASLKSIHEVLALERERVRQAWTGPDLRSSTSNQLATLCSTLSELEVQSCQTKVHSLSLSSGSTGGSNESYSTVRQDQNAEKTPSKGCSVQRTPSLADSMAEYYDARDVIVCENSENGEEESDESGLSDITTTSNSEPDEVHASTLPAEAVSPDQLQTKASATLNYRTSVSRAPDMVSTVPTNTGRRTVLPANCVDNSHIGIMTILYNNIGKDLSRVSMPCGLNEPLSLLQRVCEELEYSELLDIANRTEDPFERMLYIGVFSISGYAWATWRNRYKPFNPVLGETYESHRKERGFRYVAEQVSHHPPCSAVHAESENFTFWQDQQWKNKFWGKSLEIISSGPVNVKLAKNGDHYEWNKAVTCVHNVLSQQRWLEHYGEVTIRNTKSDLCTCKISFVKSRYWTSETSKNEVQGQVLNQAGEVVHQFGGLWHEGIFCDTLPNPKCIWKPNPQPDDHFQYYGFGRYARELNELTPELKKVLPPSDTRYRPDQRILEEGDVAGADSKKEEVEQKQRDRRKELAKKGEVHVPRFFRKELDAAGNESWLSNGTYWKIRDHPGFANTKNLDLWC, from the exons AGCTGCGTTTCCTCCTCAGAGGGAACCTTTCCGAAAAGCAGACTTACTTTTAGCGACGTTGTTCATCCAATCGTGATGATGGACCCTCGGGTGTGCCCACCCTCACTCAACAGCAGCCAATCAGTGATGAGCAGTCTGGACAAGTCTCCCGCTGGAGTATCCAAGGTGGGCCACTCGCGGAACGGCAGCGTTGGGTCGTCACGCAACTCCCGACAGGTA CACTCCACTCACTGGGAGGTGTTGGACGACCATATGGACATGGGTTCGGGGATCGGGTCAGGGCTGGACATGAGCGTCCCTGGCATCTGTGAGGGctttctgatgaagaggaggaagtacCCAATGAAGGGCTGGCACAAG AGGTACTTCCTGTTGGAAAAAGGAATCCTCAAGTACTCAAAGACACAGCAGGAT ATCCAAAGAGGAAAGCTCCATGGCTCCCTGGATGTTAGCCTCGCTGTCATGTCCATCAACAAGAAGTCCAAGCGCATCGATCTGGACAGTGGAGACTATTTATACCACCTCAAG ACCAAGAGCAATGACTTGTTCTACATATGGCTGACCAAGCTGTGTGCCCATCGTGTCTTCAAGAAGAACGAGGCCCTGGGCGTCCACCACGGAGTCCTCCATGCCCTCACCGTGGGCAACAGCACGTTGTTGCCAGCCATGGCCAGTCTAGCCCAGAGAAACCAAGCTGCAATGCCAGGCATG TACCCTCACTATGCCAGCTCTGCCTCTGTCTACCAGGCGGAGATGGAGGCTTCGCCCACAGCAGCCCCAGGTGTCAACGGCAAGGTGGCAGCATGGCTCCAGCAGACGCACCAGTCCGATACCTGCTCCCAAG AGCTAGCACGTTCTCAGGCGGACTTGACTGAGTTGGCCCAGCTCATTCAGAGGCTCAATTGGCTGGAGAGTGGCCAGAAACCCATCTCCAACAGTGACCTAGAGCGACGAATCAACTTGCAG AATCTGACACTTAATATCCCCAAGGCCAAGAAGGAGAGGAAGACTACGAACAAGATATTTGGTCATTCTCGCACCCATTCTGGAGTCGAAACCTGTGGCATG ttTACCTCCAGCCACCTGAGCACATCGTCCAACCCCCTGAGTGTGGGAGCCTCCTCGGTGCCGTCCATCCCAGACTATGTGTACTCGCAGCTCTCCAATCCTCTCATAACCTCCCCCGAAGCCAAGAAGATCCAGCAGGAGATTTGTGCCGTGTCCCATAAGG TTCATGCGTCTCTCAAATCCATCCACGAGGTGCTCGCGCTGGAGCGTGAGCGGGTCCGACAGGCTTGGACCGGTCCCGACCTGCGCTCATCCACCTCCAATCAACTGGCCACCCTGTGTAGCACACTGTCTGAG CTGGAGGTGCAGTCTTGCCAAACCAAAGTTCATTCCCTGTCCCTTTCCTCTGGATCCACGGGGGGCTCCAATGAGTCCTACAGCACTGTGCGCCAGGACCAG AATGCTGAGAAGACGCCCTCTAAGGGTTGCTCTGTGCAGCGCACCCCCTCGCTGGCCGACTCCATGGCCGAGTACTATGACGCCAGAGATGTCATCGTCTGTGAGAACTCCGAAAACGGCGAAGAGGAGTCTGATGAATCCGGCCTAAGTGACATCACCACCACCAGTAACTCTGAGCCAGACGAGGTCCATG CTTCTACTTTGCCTGCAGAGGCAGTATCCCCGGACCAACTGCAAACAAAAG CCTCTGCCACCCTGAACTACCGCACCAGCGTGTCCAGAGCCCCGGACATGGTCAGCACCGTGCCCACCAACACAGGCCGCCGCACCGTCCTGCCCGCCAACTGTGTCGACAACAGCCACATTGGCATCATGACCATCCTGTACAACAACATTGGCAAGGACCTGTCACGTGTGTCCATGCCCTGTGGCCTCAACGAACCTCTGAGCCTGCTGCAGAGAGTGTGCGAAGAGCTGGAGTACTCTGAGCTTCTGGACATCGCCAACCGCACAGAGGACCCCTTCGAAAGGATG CTATACATTGGAGTTTTCTCCATCTCTGGCTATGCCTGGGCCACCTGGCGGAACCGCTACAAGCCCTTCAACCCCGTCCTGGGAGAGACTTACGAGAGCCACCGCAAGGAGCGCGGCTTCCGCTACGTCGCTGAGCAG GTCAGCCACCACCCGCCCTGCTCCGCCGTGCACGCAGAGTCTGAGAACTTCACCTTCTGGCAAGACCAGCAATGGAAGAACAAGTTCTGGGGGAAGTCTTTGGAGATCATCTCCTCTGGTCCAGTGAATGTCAAGTTGGCAAA aAATGGGGATCACTACGAGTGGAACAAAGCGGTGACCTGCGTCCACAACGTCCTGAGTCAGCAGAGGTGGCTGGAGCACTACGGAGAGGTGACAATCAGGAACACCAAGAGTGACCTCTGCACCTGCAAGATCTCATTTGTCAAG TCCCGCTACTGGACCTCAGAGACGAGTAAGAACGAGGTGCAGGGCCAGGTTCTGAATCAAGCGGGAGAGGTGGTCCACCAGTTTGGTGGGCTGTGGCACGAGGGCATCTTCTGTGACACCCTGCCTAACCCGAAGTGCATCTGGAAGCCCA ACCCTCAGCCTGATGACCACTTCCAGTACTACGGCTTCGGTCGCTACGCCAGGGAGCTCAATGAGCTGACCCCTGAACTGAAGAAGGTCCTGCCTCCCTCAGACACCCGCTATAGGCCAGACCAGAG GATCCTGGAGGAGGGAGATGTAGCTGGGGCTGACAGTAAGAAGGAGGAAGTAGAGCAGAAACAGAGGGACCGACGAAAAGAGCTGGCCAAGAAGGGAGAGGTGCACGTGCCTCGTTTCTTCAG GAAAGAGCTGGATGCGGCAGGGAATGAGAGCTGGCTGAGCAACGGAACCTACTGGAAGATCCGTGATCACCCAGGCTTTGCCAACACCAAGAACTTGGATCTGTGGTGTTGA